In a genomic window of Nostoc sp. UHCC 0870:
- a CDS encoding putative PEP-binding protein, with the protein MDRLYWLDQIKLQDRTKVGDKAFYLSRLRQRGYPVAPGFVVPEELLRLFLETLNTSESLVANLPNSSLHLDVGNWRQLQQVASRLRQEIINANVPPDWVSTIFTSAKEWQSEYLILRPTLATPKVRNTAGLLESSFCSCDEAAIASSLKNIWSQLFRAKSLLYWRRMGVNLQQVNLGILIQPVRNAIASGLLKVNATGWIIQATWGLGNAIAQGEVLPDTYYIQQETGVILERHLGHKILAYHLNHDKPVLTIDHRIPNVYLIEEAQQQEYALQEELLQQVITLGHQLVSELGKNFTIEWTIAEENPVPRIYITQVSTPQSAIPNLQFIKGVGAAGGRVTANAHVVTNAQLKPAQLPKKVILVVPKITADWLPLMEQVVGLVTAEGGMTSHAAILARELGIPAVVNAADATVIIHSGERLLVDGDRGEVYRLRDDEVSEGETQKLNTPLQPLTTSPKTVVTSHLPMIATQLLVNLSQTSLIEQVQKLPVDGVGLLRSELMLVSLLKGQHPHLWVIEGRQSELLAYLTEQITQFARAFAPRPVFYRSLDWRSHELSSTNLPSTQQSVLGDRGTFSYVQNSAVFDLELTAIANVQKAGYGNIHLILPFVRSVAEFSYCKQKVEQIGLTQVPQFQLWIMAEVPSVLFLLPEYIKAGVAGISIGTNDLTQLLLGVDREQAQLTRVLNERHPAVMAAISQLIQMSIDAGIPCSICGQAPATYPEMIDQLVKLGITSISVEPEAVERTYQAIARAEQRLILATARQVASLQFKIQNSKFKI; encoded by the coding sequence GTGGATAGACTCTATTGGCTTGACCAAATTAAACTGCAAGACCGCACCAAAGTAGGTGATAAAGCGTTTTACTTGAGTAGACTCAGACAGCGTGGCTACCCGGTTGCCCCTGGTTTTGTAGTTCCAGAAGAATTGCTGCGGTTATTTTTAGAAACTCTCAACACTTCGGAGTCATTAGTCGCTAACTTACCCAATTCTTCTTTGCACTTGGATGTAGGTAACTGGCGACAACTTCAACAAGTGGCTAGTCGTTTGCGTCAGGAAATTATTAATGCAAATGTACCACCCGACTGGGTGAGTACCATTTTTACGTCAGCAAAAGAATGGCAATCTGAGTATTTAATTTTACGCCCAACCCTAGCAACGCCAAAGGTGAGGAACACTGCCGGATTGCTGGAGTCCAGCTTTTGTAGTTGTGATGAAGCTGCGATCGCTTCTTCACTAAAAAATATCTGGAGTCAACTGTTTCGTGCCAAAAGCCTACTATATTGGCGGCGCATGGGAGTTAACCTACAACAAGTTAATTTAGGAATTCTCATCCAACCCGTCAGAAATGCGATCGCTAGCGGTTTACTCAAAGTGAATGCTACGGGATGGATCATCCAAGCAACTTGGGGGTTAGGAAATGCGATCGCTCAAGGTGAAGTTCTCCCGGATACCTACTACATTCAACAAGAAACAGGTGTTATTTTAGAAAGGCATTTGGGTCATAAAATCCTGGCTTATCACCTGAATCACGATAAACCAGTCTTAACTATCGATCACAGGATTCCCAATGTGTATTTAATTGAGGAAGCCCAACAACAGGAATACGCTTTACAAGAAGAATTACTTCAACAAGTAATTACCCTAGGGCATCAGCTTGTCAGTGAGTTAGGTAAAAACTTTACCATTGAGTGGACAATTGCCGAAGAAAACCCAGTTCCCCGTATCTACATCACCCAAGTTAGCACCCCCCAATCAGCAATTCCCAATTTACAGTTCATTAAAGGCGTAGGTGCAGCTGGAGGACGGGTAACTGCCAATGCTCATGTAGTAACCAACGCCCAATTAAAACCAGCACAATTACCTAAAAAAGTAATTTTAGTAGTACCGAAAATTACGGCAGATTGGTTGCCACTGATGGAACAGGTTGTGGGTTTGGTGACAGCAGAGGGAGGTATGACTAGTCATGCAGCGATTTTGGCTAGGGAATTGGGCATTCCAGCCGTAGTCAATGCAGCAGATGCGACAGTGATTATTCACAGTGGAGAACGTTTACTTGTAGATGGCGATCGCGGCGAAGTGTATCGTTTGAGGGATGATGAAGTCAGCGAGGGGGAAACTCAAAAGCTAAATACACCCTTACAACCCCTGACTACCTCACCTAAAACTGTTGTTACTTCCCACTTACCAATGATTGCTACCCAACTGTTGGTTAATCTGAGTCAAACCAGTTTAATAGAGCAAGTACAAAAATTACCTGTGGATGGCGTGGGGTTATTACGCTCAGAACTCATGCTAGTCTCGCTCTTGAAGGGACAACATCCCCATCTTTGGGTGATAGAAGGGCGACAATCAGAATTATTAGCATATTTGACGGAGCAAATTACCCAATTCGCCCGTGCTTTTGCTCCCAGACCAGTTTTTTATCGCTCCTTAGATTGGCGATCGCACGAATTATCATCAACTAATTTACCATCTACACAGCAATCAGTTTTAGGCGATCGCGGGACATTTAGCTATGTCCAAAATTCCGCCGTTTTTGATTTAGAATTGACTGCCATAGCCAATGTTCAAAAAGCAGGCTATGGCAATATTCACCTGATTTTACCCTTTGTTCGCAGTGTCGCTGAGTTTAGTTACTGTAAACAAAAAGTTGAGCAAATCGGCCTCACCCAAGTACCCCAGTTTCAATTGTGGATCATGGCTGAAGTCCCCAGCGTCTTGTTTTTGCTCCCAGAATACATCAAAGCCGGAGTAGCAGGTATTTCCATTGGTACAAATGACCTCACCCAATTATTGTTGGGAGTAGACCGCGAACAGGCACAATTAACCAGGGTATTAAATGAACGTCATCCGGCGGTGATGGCGGCAATTTCGCAACTTATTCAAATGTCAATAGATGCGGGTATACCTTGCTCCATCTGCGGTCAAGCACCAGCCACCTATCCAGAAATGATTGATCAACTGGTAAAATTGGGGATTACTTCTATTTCTGTAGAACCGGAAGCAGTAGAGCGAACATATCAAGCGATCGCTCGTGCTGAACAACGTTTAATATTAGCAACAGCACGTCAAGTCGCTTCTCTACAATTCAAAATTCAAAATTCAAAATTCAAAATTTAA
- a CDS encoding baeRF7 domain-containing protein: MTLLSIDELKTLVENSHTPCLSLYIPMQKLGAEIRQNPIRFKNVIREAQERLEVIGMRSTEAINFLQPAMELDQNDFWEHQDQGLAIFISPEIFRYYCLPMESPELVVVGNKFHIKPLLHLINSDRQFYLLTLSQQDVRFFEGDYYDIKEVEVENMPKNLEEVLLMQDNSEKGVQHRMATSRGGTANPAQQPGQFHGEGSPEMDRPQAGILQFCYAVDKALHDKLRDKQAPLIVAGVEYLHPLYQEANTYPHLLEEGITGNHEVTNLEELHHQAWPIVSPLAQQKQEEAIALYEQLAGEDVVQASGDIKEIVPAAYYQKVDTLFVSLGQQLWGKFDPDTMTVDLHPEPQPDDEDMLDFAAVHTFLNGGHVYTVEPEEMPNNQLVAAIFRY; encoded by the coding sequence ATGACACTACTATCTATTGATGAATTAAAAACTCTTGTTGAGAATTCCCATACACCCTGCCTATCTCTGTATATTCCCATGCAAAAATTAGGTGCAGAGATCAGACAAAATCCTATTCGATTTAAAAATGTTATCCGTGAAGCTCAAGAACGTTTAGAAGTAATAGGAATGCGCTCTACGGAAGCTATAAACTTTCTGCAACCTGCAATGGAACTGGATCAGAATGATTTTTGGGAACACCAAGACCAGGGATTAGCCATTTTTATTTCTCCCGAAATATTTCGGTATTATTGTTTACCAATGGAGTCACCAGAGTTGGTAGTTGTTGGTAATAAATTTCACATCAAGCCATTACTGCATTTAATTAATAGCGATCGCCAATTTTACCTCCTTACTTTGAGCCAACAAGATGTCCGCTTCTTTGAGGGCGACTACTATGACATTAAAGAAGTGGAAGTAGAAAATATGCCCAAAAATTTAGAAGAAGTTCTGCTGATGCAGGATAACTCAGAAAAAGGCGTACAGCACCGAATGGCCACATCAAGAGGGGGAACGGCTAATCCTGCTCAACAACCAGGTCAATTTCACGGGGAGGGAAGTCCAGAGATGGATAGACCTCAAGCTGGCATTTTACAATTTTGCTACGCCGTTGATAAGGCATTACATGACAAACTACGGGACAAACAAGCACCTTTAATTGTGGCAGGGGTTGAGTATCTTCACCCACTTTATCAGGAGGCGAATACCTATCCCCATTTGCTGGAAGAAGGGATAACTGGTAATCACGAAGTGACAAACCTGGAAGAATTACACCATCAAGCTTGGCCAATTGTGTCACCGTTAGCGCAACAAAAACAAGAGGAGGCGATCGCACTTTATGAACAACTAGCTGGAGAAGATGTTGTTCAAGCCTCTGGTGACATCAAAGAAATTGTCCCAGCGGCCTATTATCAAAAGGTTGACACTTTGTTTGTCTCTCTGGGACAGCAACTTTGGGGTAAGTTTGACCCTGATACCATGACTGTAGACTTACACCCCGAACCCCAGCCAGATGATGAGGATATGTTAGATTTTGCTGCTGTTCACACCTTCTTAAACGGTGGTCATGTTTACACGGTTGAGCCAGAAGAAATGCCAAATAATCAGCTAGTAGCAGCAATTTTCCGATATTGA